Proteins found in one Pieris napi chromosome 11, ilPieNapi1.2, whole genome shotgun sequence genomic segment:
- the LOC125053941 gene encoding mediator of RNA polymerase II transcription subunit 21, which translates to MADRLTQLQDTINQQAEYFCNSIGVLQQFSTPSKFPGFDRSGSQTPQQQQSQEDYAVLFATLISRCAKDIDTLIESLPSEESSTELQVQSLRRLEAENKEAAEQLEEVVRQGEILLEKIQGALSDIAQCQLDMQNPAQILEKDSKPQL; encoded by the exons ATGGCAGACCGTTTGACTCAATTACAAGACACAATTAATCAG CAAGCAGAGTACTTTTGCAACAGTATTGGTGTCTTACAACAATTCTCGACTCCAAGCAAATTCCCTGGTTTTGATCGCAGCGGTTCACAAACCCCACAGCAACAACAGAGTCAAGAAGACTATGCTGTTCTATTTGCAACATTGATCTCACGTTGTGCTAAAGATATTGACACTCTTATTGAATCACTTCCAAGTGAAGAAAGTTCAACAGAACTACAGGTTCAAAGTTTGAGGCGTTTAGAGGCTGAGAATAAAGAAGCTGCAGAACAATTAGAAGAg GTAGTCCGCCAAGGAGAAATATTGTTAGAAAAAATTCAAGGTGCTCTTAGTGATATTGCCCAATGTCAACTGGATATGCAGAATCCAGCACAAATTTTAGAGAAGGACTCAAAACCTCAGTTATAG
- the LOC125053940 gene encoding solute carrier family 35 member G1: MPEHLELQHLVDLSVGSDETLPNLLENKRPLIKRCPYIGLLLATLSSLFFSLCSVIVKSLVNIDPIQLAMFRFIGVLLPTVPIVIYTEQPIFPQGKRLLLILRSIVGTIGLMLSFYAFRNMPLADASVIVFSVPVFVALFARVFLKEPCGIWNTISIILTLVGVILITHPPFIFGDEKVESNENYDSLRGAIAAFVSTIFGANAYVLLRVLKGLHFSVIMTNFGAIAILQTLFVSVVFGTLCMPNCGTERLLVVCLALFSYLGQILLTMSLQMEQAGPVAIARSADIVFAFLWQVMFFDEIPSKYSVCGAVLVLLSVLLVGLRKWALALPAESQLRKMLGVLAQ; encoded by the coding sequence ATGCCGGAGCATTTGGAACTTCAGCATCTTGTAGATTTATCGGTTGGAAGCGATGAAACCTTGCCAAACCTTCTCGAGAATAAACGACCTTTGATAAAGCGATGTCCATACATTGGTTTACTCTTGGCCACATTATCTTCGCTTTTCTTTTCATTATGTTCGGTAATAGTGAAAAGCCTAGTTAACATAGATCCAATCCAACTGGCAATGTTTCGTTTTATTGGTGTCTTATTGCCGACTGTGCCCATTGTTATTTACACTGAACAACCAATATTTCCACAAGGCAAGCGATTACTACTTATACTACGATCTATTGTTGGCACCATAGGACTAATGTTAAGCTTCTACGCTTTTCGGAATATGCCATTGGCGGATGCTTCAGTGATAGTTTTCTCAGTACCCGTGTTTGTTGCATTGTTCGCTcgagtatttttaaaagagcCATGTGGTATTtggaatacaatttccataataTTAACTCTAGTAGGTGTAATACTAATCACTCATCCTCCATTTATATTTGGTGATGAAAAAGTTGAAAGCAATGAAAATTATGATAGTTTACGAGGTGCCATTGCAGCATTTGTCTCCACAATATTTGGGGCAAATGCTTATGTGTTGTTACGAGTACTTAAAGGTTTACATTTCTCTGTTATTATGACGAATTTTGGTGCTATTGCTATATTACAAACATTATTTGTTTCTGTGGTATTTGGCACTTTGTGTATGCCAAATTGTGGTACAGAACGGCTTCTAGTTGTATGCCTAgctttatttagttatttaggACAAATTCTACTCACTATGTCTCTGCAAATGGAGCAAGCTGGCCCAGTTGCTATTGCCAGATCTGCAGATATAGTGTTTGCTTTTCTTTGGCAAGTAATGTTTTTTGATGAAATACCAAGTAAATATTCAGTTTGTGGAGCTGTCTTAGTTCTTTTGTCAGTATTATTAGTAGGTTTACGTAAATGGGCTTTAGCCCTCCCAGCTGAGTCACAGTTAAGAAAAATGTTAGGAGTTTTGGCacaataa